The Deinococcus roseus genome contains a region encoding:
- a CDS encoding endonuclease/exonuclease/phosphatase family protein: MPKILLRVLLWVVGLGLGLTALIYALTYHPRDLQEESISCTPDAPVLKAGQNLKVLNWNIQYLAGKGYVFFYDLLDGSGPDTRPSKEAMATTLQEVVRVIKAENPDVVLLQEVDTHSKRTDFQDQEKLLAEQLGYACSSSAYYWKAAFVPHPKILGAVGMKVVTFSRFKIDQAYRHQLPLIPADPVTQAFNFRRAILEVVLPIEGKDGLHIMNTHLDAFAQGTDAMEKQVLKTRAVLEGAGKNVLIGGDFNLLPDHAARDRLPTQLQAYYNPTSELNIILQQYSSTPSLQEVKDQPETWFTHYPNDPLARGPDRTIDYFFYGSGVKVGAHHVRREDTLKVSDHLPLVAEFEVQ, from the coding sequence GAGACCTGCAAGAAGAAAGCATCTCGTGCACCCCAGATGCCCCGGTCCTGAAAGCAGGCCAGAACCTCAAGGTGCTGAACTGGAACATCCAGTATCTGGCAGGCAAAGGGTATGTGTTTTTTTATGACCTTCTGGACGGCAGTGGTCCAGACACCCGACCCTCAAAAGAAGCCATGGCCACCACCCTGCAGGAAGTGGTGCGGGTCATCAAGGCAGAAAACCCCGATGTGGTGTTGCTTCAGGAAGTGGACACCCATTCCAAACGCACCGATTTTCAGGACCAGGAAAAGCTGCTGGCAGAGCAACTGGGGTATGCCTGCTCCAGCAGCGCTTATTACTGGAAAGCTGCATTTGTGCCCCACCCTAAAATTCTGGGTGCAGTGGGCATGAAGGTGGTGACCTTCTCCAGGTTCAAAATCGATCAGGCCTACAGGCACCAGTTGCCCCTGATTCCTGCAGACCCCGTGACCCAGGCGTTCAATTTCAGACGGGCCATTCTGGAAGTGGTTTTGCCCATCGAGGGCAAAGACGGCCTGCACATCATGAACACCCACCTGGACGCCTTTGCCCAGGGCACCGACGCCATGGAAAAGCAGGTGCTGAAAACCCGCGCTGTGCTGGAAGGTGCAGGAAAGAACGTGCTGATTGGCGGGGATTTCAATTTGCTGCCGGATCATGCCGCCAGAGATCGACTGCCCACACAGCTTCAGGCCTATTACAACCCGACCAGCGAACTGAACATCATTTTGCAGCAGTACAGCAGCACCCCATCCCTGCAAGAGGTGAAAGACCAGCCTGAAACCTGGTTCACCCACTACCCCAACGATCCGCTGGCCAGAGGGCCAGACCGCACCATCGATTACTTCTTTTACGGCTCTGGCGTGAAGGTGGGAGCGCACCATGTGCGCCGCGAGGACACTTTAAAGGTCTCGGACCACCTGCCTCTGGTGGCGGAGTTTGAGGTGCAGTGA
- a CDS encoding PadR family transcriptional regulator: MDQKFKQGTLDLILLTVLEQKPMYGLEILKAVNEKSGGIFSFKEGSLYPSLHKLVKEQCIEAYWEPSTSGGPPRKYYKLTDIGLGTLKSKKEEWATLKNGMDLLLRFT; this comes from the coding sequence ATGGACCAGAAATTCAAACAGGGCACTCTAGACCTCATCTTGCTGACCGTGCTGGAACAGAAACCCATGTATGGGCTGGAAATCCTCAAAGCCGTCAACGAGAAATCAGGAGGCATTTTCAGCTTCAAAGAAGGCAGCCTTTACCCCAGCCTGCACAAACTGGTGAAAGAGCAATGCATTGAAGCCTACTGGGAGCCCTCCACCTCAGGAGGTCCACCCAGAAAGTATTACAAACTGACAGACATTGGCCTGGGCACCCTCAAAAGCAAAAAAGAAGAATGGGCCACCCTCAAAAATGGCATGGATCTGCTGCTCAGGTTTACATGA
- the pgl gene encoding 6-phosphogluconolactonase, which translates to MKYHISSTPQELGQDAARAFADLYQQAVQDRGVFTVALSGGSTPVHLYKALSQMDLDWSKVRFYFSDERTVPADHKDSNYKTARDTFLDVVGIDPQHVFRMEGELDPQEAAARYTAVLPDQLDLCYLGMGDDGHTASLFPETEALEASGRVVANFVPKLNTWRITFTFEEINQSSNIHILATGANKKEVLLEVKNKSGKHPIERVENPVWYVDAAIAELL; encoded by the coding sequence ATGAAGTACCACATTTCCAGCACCCCCCAGGAACTCGGGCAGGATGCCGCCCGTGCATTTGCAGACCTTTACCAGCAGGCCGTTCAGGACAGAGGCGTGTTCACAGTGGCCCTCTCTGGAGGCAGCACCCCTGTGCACCTTTACAAAGCCCTCTCCCAGATGGATCTGGACTGGTCAAAAGTGCGTTTTTACTTCAGCGATGAACGCACGGTGCCTGCAGACCACAAGGACAGCAATTACAAAACTGCCAGAGACACCTTTCTGGATGTGGTGGGCATTGATCCCCAGCACGTTTTCCGCATGGAAGGCGAGCTGGACCCCCAGGAAGCTGCAGCACGTTACACTGCTGTCCTGCCTGACCAGCTGGACCTGTGCTACCTGGGCATGGGGGACGACGGGCACACCGCCAGCCTGTTTCCTGAAACAGAAGCCCTGGAAGCATCTGGCCGTGTGGTCGCCAACTTTGTACCAAAGCTGAACACCTGGCGCATCACCTTCACGTTTGAAGAGATCAACCAGTCCAGCAACATTCACATTCTGGCCACCGGAGCCAACAAAAAAGAAGTGCTGCTGGAAGTCAAAAACAAAAGCGGCAAACATCCCATTGAACGGGTGGAGAACCCTGTCTGGTATGTGGATGCCGCCATTGCTGAATTGCTCTGA
- a CDS encoding peptidase C39 family protein: MKSRSLSLLFLFFLLFMTAHARTTLQTFNAEALQQGSLKQLSAGPTLKLAAGQTTGTLESAEVSVPDFDTLILSWNGRSPVGTQMLLEARVYMDDHWSRYFVLGIWSEDDKVRRSVNGQQDADAKVLTDTLKLSKKGSKYQYRVTLQSNSTGQSNKAGLTPELRNITVMTSAETKPATYPPNKTVWGKVLDVPGRSQAIYPEGVLWCSPASISMMLKYYGVDLSVRDAARKTHDPGYGGSGNWVFNMAVVGGYGLNAHVTRLENLGEVEKWIAKGVPVVISAAWKRGELPHAFLPQSPGHLMVVIGFDRNGNVVVNDPAGKDDTHVRITYDRAILEKLWLQHSGGMAYIIQKP, translated from the coding sequence ATGAAATCCAGATCCCTGTCTTTGCTTTTTCTGTTTTTTTTGCTTTTCATGACCGCCCATGCCAGAACCACCCTCCAGACTTTTAACGCTGAAGCCTTGCAACAAGGAAGCCTGAAACAGCTTTCTGCTGGACCCACCCTGAAACTTGCTGCAGGTCAGACCACAGGCACCCTGGAATCTGCCGAGGTCTCTGTGCCTGATTTTGACACCCTGATCCTCTCCTGGAATGGCCGTTCTCCAGTGGGCACCCAGATGCTGCTGGAAGCCCGGGTGTACATGGATGATCACTGGAGCAGGTACTTTGTCCTGGGCATCTGGTCTGAAGACGATAAGGTGCGCCGCAGCGTCAACGGCCAGCAGGACGCAGATGCAAAAGTGCTGACCGACACCCTGAAGCTCAGCAAAAAAGGCAGCAAATACCAGTACCGGGTGACTTTGCAAAGCAACTCAACGGGGCAGAGCAACAAAGCAGGTCTGACGCCTGAACTGCGCAACATCACAGTGATGACCTCTGCAGAGACAAAGCCTGCAACTTACCCGCCCAACAAGACCGTCTGGGGCAAAGTGCTGGATGTCCCTGGAAGGTCTCAGGCCATTTACCCTGAGGGGGTGTTGTGGTGCAGCCCTGCCAGCATCAGCATGATGTTGAAATATTACGGCGTGGATCTGTCGGTCCGGGATGCTGCCCGGAAAACCCATGACCCCGGGTACGGAGGAAGTGGCAACTGGGTGTTCAACATGGCAGTGGTGGGGGGTTATGGCCTGAATGCCCACGTGACCCGTCTGGAGAACCTGGGCGAGGTTGAAAAGTGGATTGCAAAAGGGGTTCCTGTGGTGATCAGTGCCGCCTGGAAACGGGGGGAGTTGCCCCACGCTTTTCTTCCCCAGAGCCCGGGGCACCTGATGGTGGTCATCGGCTTTGACAGAAACGGCAATGTGGTGGTGAACGACCCGGCAGGAAAAGACGACACCCATGTGAGGATCACCTACGACCGGGCCATTCTGGAAAAACTGTGGCTGCAGCACTCTGGCGGGATGGCTTACATCATCCAGAAACCCTGA
- a CDS encoding permease prefix domain 1-containing protein: protein MSTVDRYIKKATLGLPRKERLDLAVQLRMHMQEKTAEYMEQGFPREEAEYLTLQDMGDPQVPWMQRWRHFLQYQLPYLVLGGVLLWGWNVARQHPAPMVKLTPLTSAEWMTVQNHPLFKGLNRFESFSAVLPEHSLGFELLVFQQGKSVEKTTVKVPALPERNLSTRYLPSHFIPEVKVVVGFSEKPTQACGKHNQWSVMVLSSSNEAVTGCGNLNLQNFYPSSRSFVGTNAGFHLTEDQWLPLWAMASYPVQDPCEGQKLKDWRDCAGGMGQIEARPNLHWDNYVFVGIRALQDSSVSKQHYQLAWTGKNEFDTAGFQILPAGENP from the coding sequence ATGAGCACCGTAGACCGGTACATCAAAAAAGCCACCCTGGGCCTGCCCAGAAAAGAACGTCTGGATCTGGCTGTGCAATTGCGCATGCATATGCAGGAAAAAACAGCCGAATACATGGAGCAGGGTTTCCCCAGAGAGGAAGCAGAATACCTGACCCTGCAGGACATGGGGGATCCTCAAGTTCCCTGGATGCAGCGCTGGAGACACTTTTTGCAATACCAGTTGCCCTATCTGGTGCTGGGCGGGGTGCTCCTCTGGGGATGGAATGTGGCGAGGCAGCATCCTGCACCCATGGTCAAACTGACCCCACTCACCAGTGCAGAGTGGATGACCGTCCAGAACCACCCCCTGTTTAAAGGGCTGAACCGTTTTGAAAGCTTCAGCGCAGTTCTGCCTGAACACAGCCTTGGATTCGAATTGCTGGTTTTTCAGCAGGGCAAAAGTGTTGAAAAGACCACTGTGAAGGTTCCAGCCCTCCCCGAACGCAACCTCAGCACCCGTTACCTGCCCAGCCATTTCATCCCAGAGGTGAAAGTGGTGGTGGGGTTCTCTGAAAAACCCACCCAGGCATGTGGAAAACACAACCAGTGGAGTGTGATGGTGCTTTCCAGCAGCAACGAAGCCGTGACCGGCTGCGGAAACCTCAACCTGCAAAATTTTTACCCCAGTTCTCGCAGCTTCGTGGGCACCAATGCAGGATTTCATCTGACAGAGGACCAGTGGCTGCCCCTGTGGGCCATGGCTTCTTACCCTGTGCAGGACCCCTGTGAAGGCCAGAAGCTCAAAGACTGGAGGGACTGTGCAGGAGGGATGGGTCAAATCGAGGCCAGACCCAACCTGCACTGGGACAACTATGTGTTCGTGGGCATTCGTGCACTGCAAGACTCCAGCGTTTCAAAACAGCATTATCAGCTTGCCTGGACTGGAAAAAATGAATTTGACACGGCTGGATTTCAGATTCTGCCTGCAGGAGAAAACCCATGA
- a CDS encoding permease prefix domain 1-containing protein, producing the protein MKTIDQYIHKATRGLPRKERIDAAAELRAHMIEKIKDLMQQGFSREEAAYLAVQEMGSPTVPFWQRFRHFAQYQLPYWVLGAVLLSGGYWWGKDNLFAPKAGVYALQDIGVKEMKDILNLGSQSTSGWKGVKVVFPTETRHLTVMLMEGARPGMSRSTPAVPQPGEEGKPNNFRFQETFLLGLNSKASIPDCPGPGLVVLNLSKETTADLSTCTGIPMDSKASIIEPWRVASAALGSGELHLNTWTPIAELYLPDPMKCDPSGACRNVDQGETINRTRLDHWRVLMVYASNHQEAPAPELHWNRGQEHWTVTEHQ; encoded by the coding sequence ATGAAAACCATTGACCAGTACATTCACAAAGCCACCCGGGGACTCCCCAGAAAAGAACGCATCGATGCCGCTGCAGAACTGCGTGCCCACATGATCGAGAAAATCAAAGACCTGATGCAGCAGGGGTTTTCCAGGGAAGAAGCCGCTTACCTTGCGGTGCAGGAGATGGGCAGTCCAACGGTACCGTTCTGGCAGCGCTTCAGACACTTTGCCCAGTACCAGTTGCCTTACTGGGTGCTGGGGGCAGTGCTGCTGAGTGGGGGCTACTGGTGGGGCAAGGACAACCTGTTTGCCCCAAAAGCGGGTGTTTATGCCTTGCAGGACATTGGCGTAAAGGAAATGAAAGACATCCTCAACCTGGGCTCCCAGAGCACTTCAGGCTGGAAAGGGGTCAAGGTGGTTTTCCCGACGGAAACCCGTCACTTGACCGTGATGCTGATGGAAGGTGCCCGGCCAGGCATGAGCCGCAGCACTCCGGCGGTGCCCCAACCAGGCGAAGAAGGCAAACCGAACAATTTTCGTTTTCAGGAAACCTTCTTGCTGGGTCTGAACAGCAAAGCCTCCATTCCCGATTGCCCTGGGCCTGGATTGGTGGTTCTGAACCTGAGCAAGGAGACCACTGCTGATCTGTCCACCTGTACGGGCATCCCAATGGACAGCAAGGCCAGCATCATTGAACCCTGGCGGGTGGCGTCGGCCGCCCTGGGTTCGGGTGAGCTTCACCTCAACACCTGGACCCCCATTGCCGAACTGTATTTGCCCGATCCCATGAAATGTGATCCTTCAGGAGCCTGCCGAAATGTGGACCAGGGAGAAACCATCAACCGGACCCGTCTGGACCACTGGAGGGTGTTGATGGTCTACGCCTCTAACCATCAAGAGGCACCTGCACCAGAACTGCACTGGAACAGGGGTCAGGAACACTGGACTGTGACAGAACACCAGTGA